The Eleginops maclovinus isolate JMC-PN-2008 ecotype Puerto Natales chromosome 18, JC_Emac_rtc_rv5, whole genome shotgun sequence genome segment TGCTGGTGAGGAACCTGGTGGTCGTTTTTCATAAAAATACCCAAAATGAACAATCTACTAGTGACgtcaaaacacatctctgaCTACCCCTCAGTTTGAGTAAATCTTTATCACATATTCCAAAATCATTTGTGACCCACACACCTTAAGAAATTGTTACGCAatccaacaacaacacaggACAGATCTGGTCATTAGCGAAACAAACGTGCTTGGCTTGGACGGCCAAGGACTCTGTACAAAGTGTTCATACCAGcaaaagcaaacatgtttcTGCTGGGAGGAAAAGCTTACACAATGAAGTACCACAGCCACACGCAATACTGTACAAGCATTCTGGGGCACCATCAGGGGGTCCAACCTTTTCCAACAGCGTGAGGGCAAGGCAGCTCCATCATTGGCTAATCTTTGGCCGGACAGAGCCAGTCATCTCTGCGCTCTCCTCTCATCCCACAACTAACCAAACACTGTGCTGTTAGTGTCTCTGATATGCTTTGTTTATCAGGCCACCTGGACCTGCATCTGGTCAGCCAGGGAGTACGCCTGTCAATAGCAGAGCCAGATGGACGTGCATTAATAACTGTGTGTTCTGTGCCAAAATCACAAGCTGCAAATGCTGACTTTTCAGGCAGTTCTGAAGTTTCTGAAGCCCTGTATTCTGTGCTGAGTGCACTGAATGAAATGCGGATTAGGGTGATGGGAACAGCAGAGAAtcagaaaagaaatgtaattactgTGCACTAGTGTTTCAGGTCAGTACTTCACAGTGTCCTGCTTCCTGTGCTAATAGACATATTACATAATAGCCtccaaagagaaagaggtttGACATGATGTAACCTTTCCGAATAATAAAAGAGATGTAGAGAAATAATTACGAGTCGCATTGATATGAAGCGGGAGATATTTGAGCTTCATAATAAGGTGGATGGCCATGCCCCGTGATTGAAAGGCAAGTGCACAAAGCATGGACAGCATGTTACATAATTAATGTCTTTATTCAAATGGGCCTAATAGGCTCATGTAAGGGGGAAGAGTGGCTCTATAAACCAAGAATTTGTGTAAGAAGATTAAATCTAGAATCAAAGTGTTCACCAAGTTTTGACTAAAGCCACATAGGCTGCCATTTCTCATTTTAGTCCATCTAGGGTTACCAATTTAGTGTGTGTATTGACCTATTTCCTCTTCATACCTTAACAATTGAAGTTCTTATATTAGGTCTCCTACTTTTAAGTGTTCGGTTATGCTCAATGACAACTTAGAGAGAGAGTTAACACACTATGGAAAACCTGACTAGTGTTCGACCTGGGTTCTTCACAGAAATGCTAAAAGTAACATGATGGTAACctcatatataaacacaaatgaacttttatataatttaacatttctgtattCAGTTAATAAAGTAATGTTTATAAATGTgaccaaaataaaaaggatattttaGTCAGTACAGTGCATTTCATTGAAATTGCTAGTTAAAGAAAGGTTGACTGAGCAATACACGTAATTTTGTCTTTGTTAGTAATTGATAAATGTGGTTTTGTAGATCATTTTAGATGCATGTTACAATGATTGGAAGCTGAGATAAAAAGGAGCTTTTTCCCAAATTCCCTTTCCCTTTGTGTGACCGATATTACTGCTGTCCAACAGCCAAATCCTACTTCGGGGAGCGTTTTTGTTTATGTTCGAGGAAGCATCTCATGACATTTGTAAGCATGAACATGGAGAAAGAGCAGAAATTAGTTCTGTAGGTCAGTGTAGTtaccatttgatttcatttttctctttcaagACTCAATTTGTTGGCTCTGGATTGACATTATCCTCATTTTCTGGAGCGAGAGGAACAAAACACTCAATATTGTCCTTTAACCTAGATTCCTGCTGGTCTCATGCTCCATCAGGCAAAAGTTCGGTGACCGCTGTCATATGGAGCGGATGATGGGATGAATGTTTGCCACCCTGCTCACCACTACCTGCCTCTAAGTGGTGACACCTCTCACATCTGCTAACTCATTATTACAGCAACTGGCAGGAAAAAGCTCTCATGTGCTGAACTGAGCAGGATCGTATGTATTCACACACAACTGATGTGCAGCTGAGTAAGGGAGGGTGTGTGTATtgttacacacaaacattatgTTGTTATTCTGTAACCCTGCTTCTCAAACACCGCCCCATATTCTGCCAAAGAGTGTGgaataaaaacactcaaaaatcCAGCTTGGATCAGACCGGAGCCAAGCAGAACTGGAAGAGAGAGCGGGTCTATTTAAAGGACTGAAGAGGCCGTCCAGATGCTGAACTTTGTGGTATTCCATTTATTCCCAGTACTCAATGTCCTGGCCAATGATATCCGAGTAACATCCGGTGAGCCGGGGAAATCCTGGGTCTCAGTGCTGCCAGTGCTGCCAAGAACCCTGATGTCAGATTGCAGAAATGAAATGCTGCCTCTCAGGCAAGATCCCATAACTGCCGACCGGATCAATATTCACTTATCTTTACTGTTTCAGAGGTGCTTTACTGGGGATTATGTGGGCTGAGTGGTGTCAAGAGTTTCAATGACattatatgatatgatattaTAGGATATCATTATAACAGTCCGATTCGTtggaatttatattaaaaaaaaagaagagattaCTAGAGATTACTTAAGACTGTTATGTAGCAAATTCATAAAAGTCTTAGTCCATGAAAGCTGACCTTTTGGAACAAAGCCATATTAAATCTTTTATGCGTACATTTAATATAGACAAAGGCAATTAAATATACTTAAACACGTCTTTTAATATCATAAATGGAATTTGGCATATCTTGATGTATTTTggttcatatactgtatgtgtgtatcgtCGAGTGTTCATTGTGTGTACGTGTAAATATAAATAGttgcaaatatatataaatatattggaCACTTTGCGGTAGTactgattcattttttttattgcgtTACAAGTATATAATACATTACTATGCAGCTTAATGTTGTGCTTAGGGCGAATAAAAAACGAAAACTCCACCTCATTAACCTTAAACCTTAAATCCACTAGCATTATAGTCTTTACATCTGAGTCAACAACATGGTaagacacattttccatttcatccGTACAACGCTGGTGCTGGAACTTCTGTGGTTAATGCTCAGAATGAATTCAGCCGCAATgtgaagagggggaaaaaatcacaTGAGTCTCTTAAGCTTTTGCTTTATATAATGatctaatttaaataaaagcacattgttttgtacatttacaGACATGGTAGAAAAGAGTACATAGTCTGAAAACAGGAAGGAGACATCTGCTTCACAGAGAGAAAATTGATGTCGGTCTGCAGCAGTGTAAGTAAACGGATAATGTACATATAATGTTCTTTTCCCTCAGCACAGGAGAGTCTCTGAGGACAGCGACCCACAGCCCACATTTCCCACAAAGAACTCCACCTTAActactacttttttttaatgtatttgtgttattatgcTGTACAAATGACACAGTTCTTCAAATAACCTACAGGCTGTACTTCACCGGGGCTCACCTCATGGTTCCCCTCAGGACAGCAGAGTCTGAACCTGCTGAGGGGATCTGGGCAGCAGGTTCTCTGGGTCTTTATAGCTGTTAGCTGGGCTGCTCAGCGCTGTGTAAACCTCCCCGTAGGCTCTGCACACCAGCTCTGTGGACTGATGGAAAATCtgctccctgcacacacacagatcaaacTCTTACCATTTTGCactcacaaaacaaaatgccagCAGTGAGTGGGCCTTCAAATCCCAACATTTCAAGAGTAAATTAGACGAGTAAGGCTCCACTTTCATTAGTCACTGATCAAGAGCTGATTAACAAAGCCATGAGTAAGAATTTGtcctaattattatttttttattcagtgacCATTGATTGCCCCGGCTGTGTCAAAACAATGAGCGGCAGGATGTGGTGCACACTGCCATCTATGGATACATATTCCAATATTAATGAATAGGCATCACGTGTCAGAAATATAGACTCAAGAAAAGACTCAAATGAGAGAAAGGCATATGATAAATTCATATTTCATTAACTATCCATTGATCTATTGCATTGTTTAGTAATAATTTCAATTTGATGGATTTCTGGACCTATCTCTTAATAggtttcaaatcaaatgtggTTATGTGGTTCAGATTTTAGTTTTCATTAACAGCTGAAACAATTATTCCAtcaaaaataagttatttagCAACTATTTTGACAATCAAGTCATTGTTTtagtcatttttctttgttgctttctcaaaagcattttaataaaaactaattagtgaaaacatattttgtccTTCCTCATTTGATTTAGCAACAAACACTTGTCCCGTTTAGTGAAGGACATCATTTGACTACTTCTTGCAAGGAAGCACAAACGGAGGATACAGTTGGACTGAAAAAGCCCAGTGAGAGGACTGGTATCCAGCTCAGGCTCCTGAGATCCAATTTTGTTTAATTGGCCCACAGAGAACAGAAACCCAGTGCAGCATATTACACCTTACGCCATACCTAGTACACTAACAAGAAATGTAAAACGACGCTAGTCTAAAAGTACATTGCCATTATTTGTGGCCAGCCGGAGTGTTTCCAGAGTGCTGCgggtgtttttgtgtatttaggCAGACTTGAGAGatagcgggagagagagaaaaagacaaagaggaggaaTGATTTCAGGGAACGAGTGTGAGTGAGAAATGGACCAGAAGCTAATTAATGGCGTCCTGCCCATCAGTCCTCCCATGTCCATTAATAGAGAACATTAACCTGAGGTACAGAGTGCTCCTCAAGCCTGCTGCACTTCCCAGTAAACGTGACTCATAGAAAGAGCTCTCCAATGTAGCAGCTGGGTTGAGCTAAAAGCATGTGCATTTTCTGATCAGTAAGACAGGCAGTCTGGCCGAACACTATCTCAGTGTGTTTTACGCTTTAGCAATTTAGTGTCCAAACTCGCTATGCATTTAGTCAAGTGTTTTGTTTGGAAAGCAGTAATGATCATATTACATCTGGGAAACTAATGAACACCAAAAATGATTAGGCCTACGCTCCTGTTCTATTTATATCACCCATATTGTGAAAAAGCTCTGTTGAAGCACCATGCGATTTTGTAAACATTGACCATGAAGCTCCAATATCGCATGTTCGTACGACCGTCAACAAGGGACAGGGACTCACTTGATGGCTGCACTGAGCAGGAAGTTGAGCTGTGGCATCACAACAGTGTCCGGCGACGACAAGTAGCGATCGAACTGGACCTGTTGTTTTATGGGAGAGAGTTGAGAGCAGGTGTTGagtcaaacaacaacaatcatcaTCAAGGGAGGATTTAGGATTCCTGCATGTTGATTTGCTATATTAATACACAGAGAGTAACTCACCATTGCAGCCTTCACAGAAGAGCTGTCCATGctggggaggagggagaggggacCCTGAAAGAGAAAAGTAAACATCAGCATAGAATCCAACTCAAGGTCACAGTGTTTGAACAACAGAAAGTCAGGTGGCTGAGGTCCGGTGGCGTATAGACTACAGGCGGTGTTAAAACATTCACTCCCTTTGCCGTCTGTCTACACTGCCGTCAGCAGTTGATAAAACCGGAGGAGGCTGGGGCGCAATTATGACTGTATGAGTGACTTTACCTCCAGCCCCATAAACGGGTAATAaggatcatttatttttctttggttCAGGGggagagtttttaaaaaaaacacattttatcatcGAGGTTTATTCCTTCTAACCTTGCATGCAAAAAGATGATTTACACAAAGGCAGGAGATATGATCCGAATCATAATAAAATGTCTCATTTATCTCAATGAGTATAATAGGTGCATGTACATCAGCGCAGGAGACTTTCTTTATTGTGCTGCCTCACAATTTAAATGGCCTATTAGTTGTTAAGTAACTGCAAAGAGAGGAAGTCTAGGAAGAAAAGGGATTTAtagttttattgatttaataacTTCCGTTTATTTTCAGAGATAAGCATATATATCGaggaaaaacaatgttttttttaaaaaccctgtACATGGTGAGTCTTGATTTGTAAACAGACCAATTCTCTGCCTAAATCTTGATAGGCAATAAAATGACTGACTCTGTGAACCAAACAGCCGGTACCTTAAAGGCAATTACGCGACACTGATTATCCAGAATGGCAACATTAAGTCGAGCTTAAACGCCTAAATTGCCAACATTAAAAGCAGCAAATAAAAGGCAGTGCAAGGGTCAGAGCTACAGTGAGTGATTACATAGGGATGTGGGcacattaacaaacacattatGAGCCTGCTCATCTGCCAGCTATGAGCCAGTGTTGTTTTAATCACTGTTTCCTTGTGTCtgactgtgtttgtctgttgtaTCACATCTAATTACAGGGAGACAACGATAAGCAGATAGTGAGATTAAACCtgaaaaagtctttaaaaacaacgtGGGTATTCTTTTCCATTTCTGACATCTGGTATGCCATCGAGTGTGGACAGCTAGACCCAATCTTTTTAAACAGAAGGGTATTTAAAGAAAAGTCGAGACAGGCCACCCGAGGAGAGAGGTATTCTGCAGAAGAATGACAGCTCTTGATTGAGCTTTGCGTGGAGCTGCAGCAATAGGGTGTGGTGTGTCCTGACATGACCCTGGGCCTTCAGACTCGCATGCTAAACCACAACTATGGGTCTTAGTCAGCCCAGTGGCAAAGTGTGttgaaaagagggaggaaggcTCTGGCATTGACTCTCTAATCTGCACGGCACCATTCTGGAGAAGCTAAACAATATCTGCAATAGAACAGAATACaatctgcctctctctgtccatTTCTCATCTGAACATGTGATGGAAATGCTATTATGCCCTAATAAAGACATTGGACATGTGTTAACCATAGCGATAGTTATTGTAAAGCCCAGAGAGGCAGTGTAAACAATACTGTTAGGTACAAGGGAGGATTACAAGACagatgtgattaaaaaaaaaaacacagttctGTAACTTcacatttgagtgtgtgtaaatgcGTTGTAAAGTGCTGTTTGTGAGACCTGCTCAGCGCTATGCTGCTGGACGATGCTGTAGATGTAGCTCAGTCCAGCTCTCGTCAGAACGAAAGACGCCTGCTCGTTGATCAGAGTGTCAAGGTGGGCCTCGATCTGTAAAATGTGGGAGAGAGTGGCTTAGCATCCACTCCAAGCGCACATTGTGAGCCGATGGTACTTGAAGTTAATAGAGAACCTCGGTGCTTTTGATAATGAAACTTCCACAGGAGCTCTCATGGTGCTCAATTACAAAAGGTGTTCTTTTATTAAAGGATAGATGCTACATTCGAGCGTGAGCAACAATCCATGACGCACACCCTTCTATGAGACAGCAAATTAActatttttgaataaaagatTTGTGCTCTATGggataaaatgagaaaaacaagttATTCTGAATGAACAATGGCCCTACGCACAGACGattatgctgtttttttaagttgGATGGCGTGAGTGTTCCCTGATTCAGTTTGTCTCGTCCATCGGTGTCGTCCGTCATTATTGGCTTTATGCTCTCACATTTTAATAGAATTAAATAGATACCTaaagcatgaaaaaaaaagtccaaattgtCAAAATCaaaattgatattttttatatattaggACAGACCTGGAACTCGAGCATCTCCAGCCTCTTGTCAGTGAACTCAAAGAGAGCCAGGGTAGTCTTCATGACATACAGTGAGTTGACCATGTAGGAAGCCATGTCCGCAGTGCCGAGGTTACTGGCAGACACAGTGCACAACTGCAGGAGAGGATCCAGGATGCAAGAGAGCACCTGGAGAAACAAGATTTAAGAGATGAAATATCAATGGCTTCGATaaacaggtaacacacacatgcacacacacacacacacacacacacacacacacacacacatatatataagATAATAAAGGGAGAAGAGTTTCGTTTTTTTACCATGTGAAtcattctgtttaaaaataaatttacCTGAGCAAAGTCAGCCTGGCGGGCATCCAGAGGAACAACTGAGGAATCATGGGAGGCCAGCACCTCCCTGAGAAGGCAGAGGGTCTGCGTGAGGGAGGCTGTAGGGCCAAGGTCTGCAGGTGGTAGCTCCACCTGCCAAGAAACACACGGTCAAAATAAGTTTTTATTGAGTTGGATAAAGAACGAAGTTATTCTGGCAGAGTTAGTGTGTGGCGGCTGCAGCGGTGACACATTATCAAAGCATCCCTAATGAGCAGCATGAAAGACCGACCATACAACTGCTTCCCGCTGCTACTCTCAGCCTCAGCTTGTTCATTCACtagagcttttttttaatgaagaggGTTTTGATTTCATTGGCTTCTGGATACACAACATAGAACTGACCCAAGTCACCGTTGTCCACCTAATAGAGCAAATTATGAGAAGCCTGTGTTCCTGGCATTAGATTGAATTGACACCAAAACCCTGAGGGCCTTCAATTTGATTAACACCGAGCTACAGGGATAATTCTCGTAACTGCATTGATCCGGACACAGCCAGCATGTTATATGGAAGAGCTACCGCTCGTGCTGAGGTATATTTGGATGGCAATTTAACTAAACGGTAAGTTTGGTGTTTTTTGGCAGCTAGCGCCATTTCAATGCTGTGGCCAGCAGGCTGAAACTGTTTACAAGCATAAGTGCTTCAAAATAGCCTTGTTGTCTTTGAGGGTTTTAGAGCAGAGCCGAAATACACAATATGTGTCCACAGGGTGCATACTCAACTTCTGCACTGTCATTTAAGCTTTTATGAGAGAACATTGCAAACTGTCtctatttgaaaaacaaagcttCTTATTCTTTTCCTCCTACTCAGGTGATGGTGTTGTTTTGCTAGCATATTCTCACAACCGTAGAAGATAATAGAAATAATGGGGATATTATTCAAATAGAAATCTTCCCATTCATGTTGTACCTTGTCCATTAATCTGCTTGCGTGCATGCTCAGGCTGTTGAAGAACATCTTTTTGCTGAGGATGTGCATTTCTTCAATAGTGATGAGCAAGGAGGCCACACTCGTCCCAATGATGGAGCTGGACACAGATCAAAGACTGATTCAAAAGGAtgacttgaaaaataaaatatgaccgCACAAAAAGATTCTAaagcacaaaatgaaacaatttgTCCAGCCGACTTCCCCacatttttttagaaaaatgctaatcaatgtttttaattgatcaaTGATACAGCAATCAAATTAACCAAAGCATGTTTTGCTTTACAGAATACTTAAATGATTGACTgattctaaaaataaattaagggaaaaataaacaattgttgCCCTGTGTTTCCGAGTGAGATGAAATACCTGATGGTGTGGTGGTAGAACTTGAGCAGGTTGGACAGCTTGTAAAGCAGGACAGCTCCGGGCTCCGCCACAATGACCTGCTCTATCCGAACCTGAGGGACAGATCCAGAACACAGCGCGAAGACATGAGCAGGACACAACAGAACCAGGTATGCATTCAAGAGCAAGTCAGTATTTTAGCAGCGTCTCAACAAATGTGTTGCTTACTTTAAGTGGCCTGCAGACTCCCTCAGTGATGTGTCCAACCACTTCCTGCATGTTCTCATCCACACCTAaaggaaagacacacacattagtcAAGGTTATTGGGGATagatacagccccggaaaaaattaagagaccacttaagcattttcagtttctctggttttactattgataggtatgtctttgagttaaataattgtttttcttattgtattctataaatgACTAAcaatttttctgtgttggaattcaacagacactggaatggatgccatacatgtagagataaagatttaagaacaatttgtggtctcttaattttttccgggctgtatatagataaatatatatataacatggaGTAATATGTAACAGGATAACCATGTTACAATGAACTGGAGAAAACCAACAAAAAGCTTTTAGGAGATAAATTATAACAATTGATAGCCTGGATGTAACAGCTCATCttctattcatttttatttttctaaatggaACCATGATACCCCTACTGTGCTGCGTTCACTCCATCTGCTAAAGGAAGTTAGAATAGGAACACAACAGCAGCATTACTCTATCAGCTGAATTATATGTACTGGAATTGCATTTGTTTACACAAAAAATTGTAGCCATAAATCTAGCCTTACTGATTGACCATATTCTGTCCAATAAACAAGTTACCTTCTTGACAAGCCTGTGTGACATTTGTTTACAAGCACCTGCGCTTGTAAAATACACCTAATAAGAAAACTGAGACGATAAAGGGAATATTCaatcaagaaaagaaaaaaagtgtaggTGTGTTTGGATCATTTGTACATGAAGGAGCGGAATGCACTGGGAATAATGGAGGACTGCAGAATATGTAATTATGATGCACATTACCTTGCACAGTGACTTGTTTGAGCAGAGCTTCTAGGTGCTCTTTCTCTGAAGCGGTGGCTTGGTGCAGCCAGGCCAGCATGTCCCCAACATACCTGAAAGTATTAGACAGTATGTCAGAGAGGGGCCACGCTGAGGGCAGATCCTGCCATGCTCAGACCACAGCTCCATCCAGGCATGGCTCATCATGtttcactcacaaacacacagcttttgATGTTGCGTAACGGGGGAAAACAGAAAGGTTAAACTTGAATTATTGTGTGTAaggtgtacgtgtgtgtttgtttgtgagcgTATGATGACATAGAGAGGTGAGAAAAAGGACTAGATGTTCTGAGAACTACTGATGCCTGTGGAGGTGATTTTGTGTTGCACAAACGGCTAGTGTTTCTAAGAAAATCTCCCATTTGGCTCCCAGGCATGGGAGGCAGAGGGAAGGggatgtggtacaacaggaaACACcgaaacaacaacatttttgtataaatgtatacttGTTATTGTTGACCTCCAGGGAATTATGAATACTAAAAATATTGGAGTCGAAAGTGTGTTTAGCATGATTAAATGTTACCTTTCAGAAGGTtcacctttgtgtgtgtgtcaaaaataaaaacacaataacagtCCTATAACATTATTACCATATAAATTGAACCAATAAACACTgatcataaaataaaaccatgtaAATTTCGTCTGAA includes the following:
- the cog6 gene encoding conserved oligomeric Golgi complex subunit 6 — protein: MAAAKVENVTDSSTVIQNQNATSQPNNPLSRKLNKILETRLDNDKEMLEALKALSVFFTENSLRTRRNLRGDIERRSLSINEEFARIFKDVKEELESVHEDVQAMSTCCEEMTNRLKAAKDQTQDLIVKTNKLQGENHRLEVRAQVAQAFLAKFQLSNEEMGALRGARDAPVTEEFFKALRRVKHIHEDVKILLRTNQQTAGLEIMEQMAVLQETSYEQLYRWAQNECRGLTQETCDISPVLSQAMEALQDRPVLYKYTLDEFGTARRCAVVRGFIDALTRGGIGGTPRPIEMHSHDPMRYVGDMLAWLHQATASEKEHLEALLKQVTVQGVDENMQEVVGHITEGVCRPLKVRIEQVIVAEPGAVLLYKLSNLLKFYHHTISSIIGTSVASLLITIEEMHILSKKMFFNSLSMHASRLMDKVELPPADLGPTASLTQTLCLLREVLASHDSSVVPLDARQADFAQVLSCILDPLLQLCTVSASNLGTADMASYMVNSLYVMKTTLALFEFTDKRLEMLEFQIEAHLDTLINEQASFVLTRAGLSYIYSIVQQHSAEQGPLSLLPSMDSSSVKAAMVQFDRYLSSPDTVVMPQLNFLLSAAIKEQIFHQSTELVCRAYGEVYTALSSPANSYKDPENLLPRSPQQVQTLLS